GCATCAACATGGGGGTCACCTCCAGGTGAGTGGTCGACCGGGCGGTCGACTCGCTGACGACTTCAGGTATAGCATGTCATCAGAACGACGACAAGAATTGGCGTCGCCGAGGAGATGACGCGATGAGAGAATTACCGAACAGCCAGGCCACGCCCGATGACGCCGGGTTCGACACCGGTGCCGCCCTGGGACAGATCACCGCCGCGATGCACGCGACGCACGCGGTGCACGCCCCCGCCGGCCTTCCGGGTGCCCCGGCGCCGACGGCCCTGAGCGCGAATCAGGTGCTGGCCGCGCTGACGCTGCTGCGCGAGCTGCGCACGGAGATAGCCGGCTGGGAGCCGCAGCTGATCGAGGCCGCCCGGGCGTTGAACACCAGCTGGGCCGATCTGGCCCCGGCCTTGGGCGTCGCCAGCCGCCAGGCCGCCGAACGACGCTACCTGCGGCTGCGCCCCACGGCTGACGGGGCGGAAGGCACCGGAGACCAGCGGGTCGCCGCCGAGCGGGACAAGCGGGCCGGCGACAAGGCCGTCGCCGGGTGGGCCCGGGACAACGCCGCCGGGCTTCGCCGGCTGGCCGGGCAGATCGGGGCCCTGACGGACCTGGGCGAGCGCGCCGATGACGACCTCGCCGCCCTGCACACCGCCCTGGGCCGCGACGACGCCGCGGACCTCTTGGCGCCGCTGGCCGACACCCGGGGCCACCTGGCCTCCGGCCATCCAGGGCTGGCCGAGCAGGTCGGTGCCGTGGGCGCCAGCATCGCCGAGGTCCGCGCCGCCTCCGACCGCAGCCGCCGACCCGGCGCGTAAGCACCACGCGAGAAGTCACGTCTTCGACAGGAGGGTTGATCATGGTGCGTTTCGAGTCGTTCATGGAGCAGGTGATCGATCGCGGTGAATACCGCAGCCCTGATGAGGCGGACCGAGCCGCCCGGGTGGTGCTGGCACTGCTGGGCGCGCATCTGATCGGCCGCACCCGGGCGCAGTTGGCCGCGTTGCTGCCGGAGACGTTCGCGTTGATCCTGCTCAACCCGCTGCCGGCCGCCCAGCCGCTGAACGCTGAGCGCTTCGTCCGCGCCACCGCGGCCTGGATCGAGGGCGCCACCGAGGCCACGGCGCTGTGGGACATCGGGGCGGTGCTGTCGGTGGTCGCCGACATCGCAGGACCCGGCCTGATGGCCCAGGCGCTGCTGCAACTGCCCGCGGACTGGCCGCCGCTGTTCGGTATGTCCGAGCACGCCGACGCTGCCTGAGCCCACCAACGGCCGGCGGGCACATCCCATCGCGCGGCGAGCCTGCCGGCCCCACTTTGTTGTCACATCCAGCCCTGAGAGGAAACCCACCAGTGGGTAGCAGTGCCCAGACCCTGGAGTTCCAGGCCGAGACCCGCCAGTTGCTGCAGCTGGTCATCCACTCGATCTACTCGAACAAGGACATCTTCCTGCGTGAGCTGATCTCGAACGCCTCCGACGCGTTGGACAAGCTCCGCCTGGAGTCCCTGGTCGACTCCGACCTGGAGGTCGACGCCTCGGATCTGCACATCGATCTGGAGATCGACAAAGACGCGCGCACTCTGACCGTGGCCGACAACGGCATCGGCATGTCCCGGGAGGAGGTGGTGGAGCTGATCGGTACCATCGCCAAGTCCGGCACTGCGAGCTTGCTGGAGAAGATCAAGCAGGCGAAGGATGCCGAGGCGGCGCAGAGTCTGATCGGCCAGTTCGGTGTCGGTTTCTATTCGGCGTTCATGGTCGCCGACAAGGTCACGTTGCGCACCCGCCGCGCCGGTACGGCCGAGGGTACGCTGTGGGAGTCGAACGGCGAGGGCACCTACGACATCTCCGCGGTTGACGGCCTGCCGGTCGGCACCACGGTCACGCTGCATCTGAAGGATGCCGACAGCGAGGACGGCCTGGCGGACTACCTGGCCGAGTGGAAGATCCGCTCGATCGTGAAGCAGTATTCGGACTTCATTCGCTGGCCCATCCGGATGGCGGTGGAGCGCGGAGAGTCCGAGGGTGTGTCGGTCAGCGAGACGCAGACGTTGAACTCGATGAAGGCGCTGTGGTCCAGGGCCCGCAGCGAGGTTACCGAGGCCGAGTATCACGAGTTCTACCAGCAGATCAGCCATGACTGGGCTGACCCGGCGGAGATCATCCACATGCGCTCGGAGGGTACGTTCGCCTATGACGCGCTGCTGTTCATTCCCTCGCAGGCGCCTTTCGATCTGTTCTCCCATCAGACCAAGCGGGGGGTGCAGCTGTACGTGAAGCGCGTCTTCATCATGGATGACTGTGAAGCGCTGATGCCGAACTACCTGCGCTTCGTTAAGGGTGTGGTGGACGCGCACGACCTGTCGTTGAACATCTCCCGCGAGATCCTGCAGCATGACCGCCACATCCGCGGCGTGCGCCGCCGCCTGGTGAAGAAGGTCCTGGGCACTGTCAAGGACATGCAGGCCGGCAACGCCGAGGGCTACGCCAGGCTGTGGGGCCAGTTCGGCAGGGTCTTGAAGGAGGGCCTGCTGGAGGACACCGACAACACCGAGGCGCTGCTGGAGCTGATCTCGGCGGAGTCCACCCACGACCCGCAGGGGACCACCACGCTGCGCGAGTACGTGGCGCGTATGAAGGACGGCCAGGACGCGGTCTACTACCTCACCGGCGCCACCCGCGCGGCGGTGGAGAACTCCCCGCACATGGAGGCCTTCGCCGCCAAGGGCTACGAGGTTCTGATCCTCACCGACCCGGTCGACGAGGTCTGGGTCGACCAGGTCACCGAGTTCGACGGCCACCGCTTCCAGTCCATCGCCAAGGGCCAGGTCGACCTCGATACCGACGAGGGGAGCACGGAGGAGAAGACCAAGCGCGAGGCCGACTTCGCCACCCTGCTGCCCTGGCTGGCCGCGACCCTGGCCGAGCACGTCAAGGCCGCCCGCCTGTCCTCGCGCCTGACCACCTCGGCGGCCTGCGTGGTCGGCGACGCCAACGACGTCACCCCGATGCTGGAGAAGATGTACCGGGCGATGAACCAGCAGATCCAGCCGGTCAAGCGCATCCTGGAGATCAACCCCGACCACCCCCTGATCACCGGCCTGCGCGAAGCCCACGCCGCGAACCCCGACGACCCGGCGCTGGCCGATCTCGCCGAGATCATCCTGGGCACCGCGCTGCTCGCCGAAGGCGGCGACCTACCCAACCCCGCCCGCTTTGCGAAACAGCTCACCGACCGCTTGGCCCACACCGTCTAACCGCTGCCGGGGTGCGGCCTGCCGCTCCAGAAGGCCGTACCCCGCCCGAACCATCGCCCAAACCCCGCCCGACCAACATGACCGTGTCGACGCTCCCCGTCCCCGTCCTCAGCCGCCAGCACCTGCTGCCCGCACTGGACGCCGCCGTCCACGCCTCTCGCGACGCCCACGAAGCCACCCGCTCCCACACCGACACGGTCCTGGCCTGCCAGCAGCTGCCCGCCGAGATCTACCAGCACGTGCCGTACCTGTCCCAGGCCACCGCCACCCTCACCGCCGCCGGCCACGCCTTGACCACCGCCACCAACCACGCCACGGCGAACCCCACCGCCGAGACCCTGCACGCCCTATACAGCGCCACCACCCACCTGACTGCCGCCACCGCCGCTCTGCGCCACCAGACCGCGGCCCTTGCCACGGCTGCCAACTGGTACAGCACACCGAACCGACTACCCAGCCCGGCCTGAAGCGGGTGCGGCACCAGATCGGGGTGATGAGCCCGATCGCCGACTCGTTCCTGATCCCGGACAACCACATCGGCCGGCCCGCCGTCTCCAGCGTCGCGGTCAGACGTGGGCGGCAGCCGCGATAGTGGGCGCAGCTGCCGCCTTTCACAGATCTTCGACTTGCCGCCAGCGCGTCAGTTCACGGTGAGGGCGTTGTCGTCGTTGACGAACGAGGTCTGCCCGTTGCCGGTCTCGGTGCCGGTGAACTTGAGGGTGATCTTCTGGCCGATGTAGCTGGCCAGGTTGTAGGAGAACTGGCTGTAGCCGTTGTTGGCGTCCAGGTTCGAGAAGGTGTGCAGGGTGGCCAGGACGGTGCCGGAGGAGTTCAGGACCTGGACCTTCAGCGAGTCCTGGGCCGCGCCGGAGGTGTTGCCGGTGTCGACGTGCAGCCAGAACGAGTAGGCCGCGGTCTTGCAGGTGGCCGGGATGGTGACGGTCTGCGCGAGGGTGTCGGTGTGCTTGGTGCCGTAGCCGTCGAGCCAGGCGTCCCAGTTGCCCGAGTGGGCCGGCTCGGAGCTGGTGTCGTTGTTCAGCACACCGGAGGTCATCGACCACGGGGAGGCGGAGCCGGTCTCGAAGCCGGGGTTGCCCAGCAGTTGGGCCGCGGTGCAGCCGCCGCCGGAGGAGGCGATGGTCCAGGTGAACTGCGCGCTGCCCGAAGCGGTGCCGGAGGAGGCGGTCACCGTCACGGTCGAGGTGCCCGGGGTGGTCGGAGTGCCCGTGATCGCGCCGGAAGAGCTGATCGACAGACCGGCCGGCAGGCCGGACGATGAGTAGGTCAGCGCCTTACCAGCCGAGTCGGTCGCCTTGATCTGCAGGGTACTGATGGCGGTGCCGGCGGTGCCCGACTGGGAGCCCGGGTTCGTGACCGTGACGGTCTCGGTCGGCTGCGAGGTGACGGTCCAGGTGAACTGGGCGCTGCCCGAGGCGGTGCCGGAGGAGGCCGTGACCGTCACGTTCGAGGTACCGGCGGTGGTCGGCGTACCGGTGATCGCGCCGGAGGAGCTGATCGACAGGCCGGCCGGCAGGCCGGTGGCCGAGTAGGTCAGGGCCTTGCCCGCGGAGTCGGTCGCCGAGACCTGGAGCGTCGATATCGCCGAGCCGGCGGTCGAGGTCTGGTTGCCCGGGTTGGTCACCGAGACGGTCTCGGCCGGGGTGCCGCTGAACACGTCGGTGATCGGCGTGGCGTTGGCGGCGTTGCCGGCGTAGGGCAGGCCGTACATGTCCTCGATGGTGCGCAGGACGCTGTAGTGGTTGATCGTCTCGCTGTACTGCCCGGCCTTGACGCCCGCGCCGTAGAAGATGGTCGGGATCTGGTTCGACTGCGAGGAGTCGTCCTCGTCCCAGGTGACGACCAGGAGGCTGTTGTGGGTCTTGGCCCACTGCGCGTAGCCGTCCAGGTTGTTCTGCAGCCAGGTGTCGCCCTGCTGGATGGTGCCGTCGTGCATGTCGTCCTGCAGGTTCGGGATCACCCACGAGACCGTCGGCAGCGAAGCGTAGTTCGCCGAGGACGGGAAGCTGGTGAACGGCATGTTGTCGGCCGACGGGATGTGGTTGGCCGAGGCGCTGGGCGCCTCCTGGAAGTTCACCCAGGGGTTGTGCTTGCTGGCGTAGTTGCCCGAGGTGCAGGTCGTGGAGCCGACCGAGGGCAGGCCCTCGGAGTAGCTGCCCCAGGTGTCCCCGGCCGCGAGCAGCTGCGCGCCCTCGT
This region of Catenulispora sp. GP43 genomic DNA includes:
- a CDS encoding HSP18 transcriptional regulator — its product is MRELPNSQATPDDAGFDTGAALGQITAAMHATHAVHAPAGLPGAPAPTALSANQVLAALTLLRELRTEIAGWEPQLIEAARALNTSWADLAPALGVASRQAAERRYLRLRPTADGAEGTGDQRVAAERDKRAGDKAVAGWARDNAAGLRRLAGQIGALTDLGERADDDLAALHTALGRDDAADLLAPLADTRGHLASGHPGLAEQVGAVGASIAEVRAASDRSRRPGA
- a CDS encoding DUF2267 domain-containing protein; amino-acid sequence: MMVRFESFMEQVIDRGEYRSPDEADRAARVVLALLGAHLIGRTRAQLAALLPETFALILLNPLPAAQPLNAERFVRATAAWIEGATEATALWDIGAVLSVVADIAGPGLMAQALLQLPADWPPLFGMSEHADAA
- the htpG gene encoding molecular chaperone HtpG, with protein sequence MGSSAQTLEFQAETRQLLQLVIHSIYSNKDIFLRELISNASDALDKLRLESLVDSDLEVDASDLHIDLEIDKDARTLTVADNGIGMSREEVVELIGTIAKSGTASLLEKIKQAKDAEAAQSLIGQFGVGFYSAFMVADKVTLRTRRAGTAEGTLWESNGEGTYDISAVDGLPVGTTVTLHLKDADSEDGLADYLAEWKIRSIVKQYSDFIRWPIRMAVERGESEGVSVSETQTLNSMKALWSRARSEVTEAEYHEFYQQISHDWADPAEIIHMRSEGTFAYDALLFIPSQAPFDLFSHQTKRGVQLYVKRVFIMDDCEALMPNYLRFVKGVVDAHDLSLNISREILQHDRHIRGVRRRLVKKVLGTVKDMQAGNAEGYARLWGQFGRVLKEGLLEDTDNTEALLELISAESTHDPQGTTTLREYVARMKDGQDAVYYLTGATRAAVENSPHMEAFAAKGYEVLILTDPVDEVWVDQVTEFDGHRFQSIAKGQVDLDTDEGSTEEKTKREADFATLLPWLAATLAEHVKAARLSSRLTTSAACVVGDANDVTPMLEKMYRAMNQQIQPVKRILEINPDHPLITGLREAHAANPDDPALADLAEIILGTALLAEGGDLPNPARFAKQLTDRLAHTV
- a CDS encoding alkaline phosphatase family protein → MSFLRHHRTLKHTRSLLATVAGATLTVAGLAAATAPAHAANGVPKYDHVVLVMEENHSYSEIIGSGTGAPYINNTLAAGGALFNQSFAIEHPSEPNYLDLFSGSNQGITGDQCPVAIDAPNEGAQLLAAGDTWGSYSEGLPSVGSTTCTSGNYASKHNPWVNFQEAPSASANHIPSADNMPFTSFPSSANYASLPTVSWVIPNLQDDMHDGTIQQGDTWLQNNLDGYAQWAKTHNSLLVVTWDEDDSSQSNQIPTIFYGAGVKAGQYSETINHYSVLRTIEDMYGLPYAGNAANATPITDVFSGTPAETVSVTNPGNQTSTAGSAISTLQVSATDSAGKALTYSATGLPAGLSISSSGAITGTPTTAGTSNVTVTASSGTASGSAQFTWTVTSQPTETVTVTNPGSQSGTAGTAISTLQIKATDSAGKALTYSSSGLPAGLSISSSGAITGTPTTPGTSTVTVTASSGTASGSAQFTWTIASSGGGCTAAQLLGNPGFETGSASPWSMTSGVLNNDTSSEPAHSGNWDAWLDGYGTKHTDTLAQTVTIPATCKTAAYSFWLHVDTGNTSGAAQDSLKVQVLNSSGTVLATLHTFSNLDANNGYSQFSYNLASYIGQKITLKFTGTETGNGQTSFVNDDNALTVN